TCGGTGACGATTTATAAGCTAAAAGAAAAATAACGAGAATAAAAAAGCTTTCAGGAATAACCCTGAAAGCTTTTTTTTTATTTTTTCCTAAAGAAACTTTTATTTTTTGGCTTTTTGAAACCAATGTCTTTCTTCTGAGTAGGTTTAGGTTTTCCCTGTCCCGGATTCATAGGTTTATTATTTGAATCCCTTTTTTGTGCAACCAGATTTTCGGTGTGGAACGGGTGGTCTTTAACCACCGGAATTTTAAGTCCGATAAGTTTTTCCGTATTTCTAAGGTTCAGTAAGTCCAGACCATCTACAAAAGATAAAGAAGTCCCTTCCGAACCCGCTCTTCCTGTTCTTCCGATTCTGTGAACATAGGTTTCGGAAACATCAGAAAGCTCGTAATTAATTACATATTTCAGCTCATCAATATCAATTCCTCTTGCTGCAATATCTGTAGCAACCAATACTCTGGTCTTTCCGGATTTGAAGTTGTTTAGCGCATTTTGACGTGCATTTTGAGATTTATTCCCATGAATCGCTTCCGTTGAAATGCCATTTTTTTGTAATGTTCTTGCAATCTTATCAGCTCCGTGCTTGGTTCTTGAAAAAACCAAAACAGATTCAGAGATATGATTTTTAAGAATATGTGTAAGTAATCCCAATTTATCTTCTTTCTGAACAAAATAGACAGATTGTTTAATGGTTTCAGCTGTCGAAGAAACAGGCGTTACTTCTACCTGTACCGGATTGCTAAGGATGGAATTGGCAAGCTTTTGTATTTCAGGAGGCATAGTTGCAGAGAAAAATAAAGTTTGCCTTCTCTGAGGTAAAAGCTTAATAATTCTTTTAACGTCATGTACAAATCCCATATCCAGCATTCTGTCAGCTTCATCCAGAACAAATATCTCCAGGTTTTTAAGACTGATAATTCCTTGTGCAATGAAGTCAAGGAGTCTCCCCGGTGTTGCTACAAGAATGTCTACTCCTTTTCTTAAAGCTGCTTCTTGTGAGCCCTGTTTTACACCTCCGAAAATAACTAATTTTCTTAATGGAAGATTTCTTCCGTAAGCATTAAAGCTTTCTTCAATCTGAATAGCCAGTTCCCTTGTAGGCGTTAAAACCAAAGCTTTGATCTGATTAGTCTTTGGACGTTCCGAAAGGTTCTGGAGAATGGGAATAGCAAAAGCTGCAGTTTTACCGGTTCCGGTCTGCGCCGTTCCCAGTAGATCTTTTTTCTCTAAAATAGAGGGAATAGCCTTTTGCTGTATAGGAGTTGGTTTTTCATAACCTTCCTGTTGAAGCGCATCTAAAATGGGCTTGATGATTTTTAAATCTGTAAATAACAAAATATATTGCGTATTAAAAATAATGCGGTCGAAGTAGTATACTTCATCATTTTTAGCGAATCTGCTAAAATTGATTAACAGAATTTTTAAGTAAAATTAATTACCGAAAGGGCTGAGAATGCCGCGAAATATGCTACAAAGGTAGTTAAAATATTTGAAGTTTATTATTTTACTTCCATACCTGCGCAATTAAGGTCTGTTATCGATATTTTTAATCTGTGAAATGCACAGAAATAGGATCAACGAGTATCAGATGATCATGGGACTTAATGTTTTATCTTCTTCCATTCCTGATTGAATCTTAGGTCGAACAGGGTTTTATAAAGAGTTGTTAATCCATAACTTCCAACTAAACCATAATCTTTAATCTTTTTGATCTTCCCGTTGTCATAGGTAATTGTTAAAGTTGACAACTGATCATCGGTCCAACTTACGGAATAATCATCTTTAAGCTCCGGAAAATTAATATAGCCAAGAATTGTTTCAATTTTTTGAAAATCCGATGCTTTTATTTGGGTTGTAAATTTTCCTTCACCTTTTTCAAAAGTTTTACGGGATTTCCTTTCTATTTTTTCAAAGGAATCATTACGGTTGATGAAATTGTAAGTCTTGGCAATAAATTGAGAGGTGCCGTTTTTACTCAATTCAAGCGTAAACACCGGACAGGTTCCAAAACAGGGTTCTGTTTCAAAAAATATTTTTTCAATAGTATACTTTTGAGGTTCCGGATTATACTCTATGAAATTATCAAATTTATAAGTCAGAATCTTATTGACGATTTTGTGGTAAAAATTGTATTTCTCAGAATTAAAATCTTCGGTAACTTCATCGTAGAAAACAGAGATATAATCTTTGCCATTTATAGTAGACAATTTCGGGATTACAAAATCAAAATGATTCAGAAGTAAACTCCTGGTCATATACTTATTGTCTATATCGAAAATAACCTTTACAACTGCACTACAACTGCCTCTGGATGATTGACAGCTGTTGTCATCCCCGATAAATAATAAATCCGTTTTTCCATTATGATCAAAGTCTCCTTTATAAAAACTTTTGTCAACACCCAGACTATCAGCAGTCCTTTTTATAAGGGGTGACAAATTATCATCTTCAAAGCTCCTGATCGTTTTTAACCTAAACTCAGATAAAAAATCATCTTTTGATTGTGAACATGACCGTATAAAATTGACAGCCTCAATGTCTGTTTTGAGGCTGTCAATTTTTGATAAAGTCTTACTGCTTTGTGAAAAACAGGATTGGTAAAATAAAACTAATATGAAGAACAGTGTTCTATCCATGTAGTTTTTTCCAGATAACATCCTTAAGTTCCGTAAGTCCTTCACCGGTTACACCCGAGAAGAACAGCGGCTGCCTGTTTTCAGGAAATTCTGCTGAAATTTCTTTTTTCAGTTCATCGTCCAGAAGGTCTGCTTTTGAAATGGAAATAATAAAGTCTTTATCCAATAATTCCGGATTGTATTCTTTAAGCTCATTTTCAAGAATTTTAAACTCCTGGAAATGAGCTTCGGAATCTGCCGGAATAAGGAATAACAAAATTGAATTTCTCTCAATATGTCTTAGGAATCTATGGCCAAGGCCTTTTCCTTCAGCGGCTCCTTCTATAATCCCCGGGATATCAGCCATTACAAATGATTTGTAATTTCTGTAGTCTACGATTCCCAGGTTAGGCGTCAATGTTGTAAATGCGTAATTGGCAATTTTAGGTTTTGCCGCGGATACGGAAGCCAACAATGTGGATTTTCCGGCATTCGGGAAACCTACAAGCCCTACGTCAGCTAAAATTTTAAGCTCAAAAACCACATAACCTTCCTGTCCCTCCATTCCCGGCTGTGCGTAACGTGGGGTCTGGTTCGTTGAAGATTTAAAGTGCTCGTTACCAAGTCCTCCTTTTCCTCCTTCCATCAGGATGATTTCCTGACCATCTTCTAAAATTTCCCCGATGATTTCACCCTCTTCATTTTTGGCAATGGTTCCGATAGGTACCTCTATATAAACATCGGCACCATAAGCTCCTGTTAACTGATTTTTTCCTCCGTTTTCTCCACGCTCCGCTTTCACGTGACGGGTATAACGAAGTGGAAGTAAAGTCCATTCCTGAGCATTCCCCTTCATAATAACGTGGCCTCCACGACCTCCGTCTCCACCATCAGGGCCACCTTTGGGAATGTATTTTTCACGGCGAAGATGCGCAGAACCTGCACCTCCATGACCGCTTTTACAATGAATCTTTACGTAATCTACAAAATTTGACATAATTTTAATTCAAGGTTTAATGTGTAAGGTCCAAAGTTTAAACCTTGAATATTTAACTTTGAACCTTGAATCAAAAATTTATTTTTGAATTTTTTCTACTTCAGCAAACAATTTCTCAGAAATCTCATTGATCTCACCA
The sequence above is drawn from the Chryseobacterium daecheongense genome and encodes:
- a CDS encoding DEAD/DEAH box helicase; translation: MLFTDLKIIKPILDALQQEGYEKPTPIQQKAIPSILEKKDLLGTAQTGTGKTAAFAIPILQNLSERPKTNQIKALVLTPTRELAIQIEESFNAYGRNLPLRKLVIFGGVKQGSQEAALRKGVDILVATPGRLLDFIAQGIISLKNLEIFVLDEADRMLDMGFVHDVKRIIKLLPQRRQTLFFSATMPPEIQKLANSILSNPVQVEVTPVSSTAETIKQSVYFVQKEDKLGLLTHILKNHISESVLVFSRTKHGADKIARTLQKNGISTEAIHGNKSQNARQNALNNFKSGKTRVLVATDIAARGIDIDELKYVINYELSDVSETYVHRIGRTGRAGSEGTSLSFVDGLDLLNLRNTEKLIGLKIPVVKDHPFHTENLVAQKRDSNNKPMNPGQGKPKPTQKKDIGFKKPKNKSFFRKK
- a CDS encoding DUF6438 domain-containing protein, giving the protein MDRTLFFILVLFYQSCFSQSSKTLSKIDSLKTDIEAVNFIRSCSQSKDDFLSEFRLKTIRSFEDDNLSPLIKRTADSLGVDKSFYKGDFDHNGKTDLLFIGDDNSCQSSRGSCSAVVKVIFDIDNKYMTRSLLLNHFDFVIPKLSTINGKDYISVFYDEVTEDFNSEKYNFYHKIVNKILTYKFDNFIEYNPEPQKYTIEKIFFETEPCFGTCPVFTLELSKNGTSQFIAKTYNFINRNDSFEKIERKSRKTFEKGEGKFTTQIKASDFQKIETILGYINFPELKDDYSVSWTDDQLSTLTITYDNGKIKKIKDYGLVGSYGLTTLYKTLFDLRFNQEWKKIKH
- the obgE gene encoding GTPase ObgE, with amino-acid sequence MSNFVDYVKIHCKSGHGGAGSAHLRREKYIPKGGPDGGDGGRGGHVIMKGNAQEWTLLPLRYTRHVKAERGENGGKNQLTGAYGADVYIEVPIGTIAKNEEGEIIGEILEDGQEIILMEGGKGGLGNEHFKSSTNQTPRYAQPGMEGQEGYVVFELKILADVGLVGFPNAGKSTLLASVSAAKPKIANYAFTTLTPNLGIVDYRNYKSFVMADIPGIIEGAAEGKGLGHRFLRHIERNSILLFLIPADSEAHFQEFKILENELKEYNPELLDKDFIISISKADLLDDELKKEISAEFPENRQPLFFSGVTGEGLTELKDVIWKKLHG